The proteins below come from a single Ochotona princeps isolate mOchPri1 chromosome 6, mOchPri1.hap1, whole genome shotgun sequence genomic window:
- the TTC5 gene encoding tetratricopeptide repeat protein 5 isoform X1 → MMADEDEEVKRIFQKLQELVDQLYAFRDSYFETHSVEDAGRKPQDVREEMEKTLQQMEEVVGPAQGKAQALMLTGKALNVMPDYSARAEELLSKAVKLEPELVEAWNQLGEVYWKKGDVAAAHTCFSGALTHCKNKVSLQNLSMVLRQLRPDSGDEHSRHVMDSVRQAKLAVQMDVLDGRSWYILGNAYLSLYFNTGQNPKISQQALSAYARAEKVDRKASSNPDLHLNRATLHKYEESYGEALEGFSQAAALDPAWPEPRQREQELLEFLDRLTSLLESKGKLKNKKLQSMLGSLRPAHLGPCGDGRYQSASGQKVALEQKPLSALRPGVNSGAVVLGKVVFSLTTEEKVPFTFGLVDSDGPCYAVMVYNIVQSWGVLIGDSVAIPEPNLRLHQIRHKGKDYAFSSVRVETPLLLVVNGKPQGSSSQAAAMVASRPQCE, encoded by the exons ATGATGGCTGATGAAGACGAGGAAGTGAAGCGCATCTTCCAGAAATTGCAG GAACTGGTGGATCAGCTCTATGCGTTTCGAGACAGCTATTTTGAGACACACAGTGTGGAGGATGCCGGACGGAAGCCGCAGGATGTGCGGGAGGAGATGGAGAAGACCCTGCAGCAGATGGAGGAAGTAGTGG GTCCTGCTCAGGGGAAGGCGCAGGCTCTCATGCTAACTGGGAAGGCACTGAACGTGATGCCTGACTACAGTGCTAGGGCCGAGGAACTCCTGTCCAAGGCTGTGAAGCTGGAGCCCGAGCTGGTGGAAGCCTGGAACCAGCTGGGCGAGGTGTACTGGAAGAAAGGGGATGTTGCAGCTGCCCACACCTGCTTCTCCGGAGCCCTCACCCAC TGCAAGAACAAAGTCTCCCTGCAGAACCTGTCCATGGTGCTTCGGCAGCTGCGGCCGGACAGCGGAGATGAGCATTCCCGCCACGTCATGGATAGTGTCCGGCAGGCCAAGTTGGCGGTGCAGATGGATGTCCTTGACGGCCGCTCCTGGT ACATTCTGGGAAATGCGTACCTTTCTCTTTACTTCAATACTGGCCAGAACCCCAAGATCTCCCAGCAAGCCCTCAGTGCCTATGCCCGAGCA GAGAAGGTTGACAGAAAAGCATCCAGCAATCCTGATCTTCATCTAAACAGGGCGACG TTACATAAATATGAGGAGAGTTATGGGGAAGCCTTGGAGGGCTTCTCTCAGGCCGCAGCTCTGGACCCTGCCTGGCCGGAGCCGAGGCAACGAGAACAGGAACTCCTAGAATTCCTGGATCGATTAACCAGCCTGCTTGAGAGCAAg GGCAAATTGAAGAACAAAAAGCTCCAGAGCATGCTGGGAAGTTTGCGCCCAGCCCATCTGGGCCCTTGTGGTGATGGGCGCTATCAGTCAGCCTCTGGGCAGAAGGTGGCCCTGGAGCAGAAGCCGCTGAGCGCGCTGCGGCCCGGCGTGAACAGTGGCGCCGTGGTCCTGGGGAAGGTGGTATTCAGCCTTACCACAGAGGAGAAAGTCCCCTT TACCTTCGGCCTGGTTGATTCAGATGGACCTTGCTATGCAGTGATGGTTTACAACATCGTGCAGAGCTGGGGAGTGCTCATCGGGGACTCGGTGGCCATCCCGGAGCCCAACCTTCGTCTGCATCAGATTCGGCATAAAGGAAAG GACTATGCCTTTTCCAGTGTTCGTGTGGAGACGCCCCTCCTGCTGGTGGTGAACGGGAAGCCTCAGGGCTCCAGCAGCCAGGCTGCTGCCATGGTGGCATCGAGGCCTCAGTGTGAATGA
- the TTC5 gene encoding tetratricopeptide repeat protein 5 isoform X2 has product MLQLPTPASPEPSPTARTKSPCRTCPWCFGSCGRTAEMSIPATSWIVSGRPSWRCRWMSLTAAPGEKVDRKASSNPDLHLNRATLHKYEESYGEALEGFSQAAALDPAWPEPRQREQELLEFLDRLTSLLESKGKLKNKKLQSMLGSLRPAHLGPCGDGRYQSASGQKVALEQKPLSALRPGVNSGAVVLGKVVFSLTTEEKVPFTFGLVDSDGPCYAVMVYNIVQSWGVLIGDSVAIPEPNLRLHQIRHKGKDYAFSSVRVETPLLLVVNGKPQGSSSQAAAMVASRPQCE; this is encoded by the exons ATGTTGCAGCTGCCCACACCTGCTTCTCCGGAGCCCTCACCCAC TGCAAGAACAAAGTCTCCCTGCAGAACCTGTCCATGGTGCTTCGGCAGCTGCGGCCGGACAGCGGAGATGAGCATTCCCGCCACGTCATGGATAGTGTCCGGCAGGCCAAGTTGGCGGTGCAGATGGATGTCCTTGACGGCCGCTCCTGGT GAGAAGGTTGACAGAAAAGCATCCAGCAATCCTGATCTTCATCTAAACAGGGCGACG TTACATAAATATGAGGAGAGTTATGGGGAAGCCTTGGAGGGCTTCTCTCAGGCCGCAGCTCTGGACCCTGCCTGGCCGGAGCCGAGGCAACGAGAACAGGAACTCCTAGAATTCCTGGATCGATTAACCAGCCTGCTTGAGAGCAAg GGCAAATTGAAGAACAAAAAGCTCCAGAGCATGCTGGGAAGTTTGCGCCCAGCCCATCTGGGCCCTTGTGGTGATGGGCGCTATCAGTCAGCCTCTGGGCAGAAGGTGGCCCTGGAGCAGAAGCCGCTGAGCGCGCTGCGGCCCGGCGTGAACAGTGGCGCCGTGGTCCTGGGGAAGGTGGTATTCAGCCTTACCACAGAGGAGAAAGTCCCCTT TACCTTCGGCCTGGTTGATTCAGATGGACCTTGCTATGCAGTGATGGTTTACAACATCGTGCAGAGCTGGGGAGTGCTCATCGGGGACTCGGTGGCCATCCCGGAGCCCAACCTTCGTCTGCATCAGATTCGGCATAAAGGAAAG GACTATGCCTTTTCCAGTGTTCGTGTGGAGACGCCCCTCCTGCTGGTGGTGAACGGGAAGCCTCAGGGCTCCAGCAGCCAGGCTGCTGCCATGGTGGCATCGAGGCCTCAGTGTGAATGA